In the Anolis sagrei isolate rAnoSag1 chromosome 1, rAnoSag1.mat, whole genome shotgun sequence genome, GAGGGCGggttgggtgtggggagtgggcagggaaGGCCCCCTGAGAGTGGGTAGGGAGGGCGGGCAGCTTGGGTGTGAGGAGCGGGTAGGGAGGGCAGCTTGGGTGTGGGCAGGGAAGGCGCCTTGGTTTTGGGGAGTGAGCAGGGAGAGAAGCTTGGGGATGTGGTGGGACAaagaattctatgaacagaaagatgagGTGGCCATGGGGAGGGGGCTGGATATGAGGAGTGGGCAGGAAGGGCAGTTTGGGGGTTAGGAGTGGGATGGATGAGGCCTTGGGTGTGGCGAAGTGGGCAGAGAGGGTGCCTTGTGAACTAATTGCGAGTGGGGAGTGGGCAGGAAGGGCAGCATGGGAATGCAGCTTGTGTGTGAGTGGGCGGGGGGGCGCCTTGAGTGTGGGCAGAGAGCAGCTTGGGAATCTGACATGGGTGTGGGCAGGGAGGCCACCttgggcatggggggggggggaaggagggaggcttgGTTGTGGACAGGGAGGGCACCTTGGGAGTGTGGCTTGGGTGTGAGGAGTGGCCATCGAGTTCCCTTGGGTATGATAAGTGGGAAGGGAGGGCAGCTTGAGGGTGGGgggtggaaaaggaagggagggggctgggtatgaggagtggggagggggggcttgggtgtggggagtgggcaagAAGGGCAGTTTGGGGGTGAGGAGTGGGATGGGTGAAGCCTTGGGTGTGGTGAAGTGGGCAGAGAGGGTGccttgggtgtggggagtgggcaggaaGGGCAGCTTGGGAATGTAGCTTGTGTGCGGGTGGGGGGGGCACCTTGAGTGTGGGCAGAGAGCAGCTTGGGAATCTGGCATGGGTGTGGGCAGAGAGGCCACCTTGGGcatgggggggaggaggggggcggGTTGGGTGTGGGCAGGGTAGTCATCTTGGGAGTGTGGCTTGGGTATGAGGAGTGGGCATCGAGTTCCCTTGGGTATGGTAGTGGGAAGGGAGGGCAGCTTGAGGGTGGGgagtgggaaaggaagggagggggctgggtatttatttattatttcaattacttctaccccgcccttctccccccccccccgaggggggactcagggcggcttacaaacgaaggcacaatttgatgcctaaattaataaacaaacaatacataaaagcaatttaaacaattaacaagttaaaacattaatacatagtaaaatagcaaaacaatctcatgctcagtgttcagagtccgtttatccattccattccgttcgctcttgtttatcgtcagatctttccttagctgccagaatgtccaaaagcttggtcccatatccaggtcttcaattttttcctgaacgccaaaagggaagtcgccgatctaatctccccggggagtgagttccacaggtgagggggccaccactgagaaggccctgctcctcgcccccgccaacctcacttgtgatagtggcggggtcgagagcagggcctccccagacgatctcaaatttcgagatgggacgtagagggagatccgtttggacagatacactgggccgtaaccgtacagggttttgtaggtcaaaaccagcactttgaattgtgctcggaattggggagggggctgggTATGAGGAGGGGGggcttgggtgtggggagtgggcaggaaGGGCAGTTTGGGGGTGAGGAGTGGGATGGGTGAGGCCTTGGGTGTGGCAGAGAGGGTGCCTTGGGTGTGAGGAGTGGGCAGGGAAGGCATCTTGGGAGTGCGggttgggtgtggggagtgggcagggacGGCCCCCTGAGAGTGGGTAGGGAGGGAGGGCAGCTCGGGAGTGGGGATTGGGCAGGGAGGGCATCTTGGGTGTGAGGAGTGGGCAGAGAGAGCAGCTTGGGATTGCGTCTTGTTCCTTCCAAATACAGATTAAAAGGCACAGAACAGAGATATAAACACAAGGCTCTGCGAGGAGACTCACTCCAGAAGGGCCCGGatgtctccctctctctctctttctgggccTGGCCtccagggaggaaggaaggaatccctcaggaaagaggaggaggaggccgcggATGagttgggaaaggaaggaaggaaggcctccctctctcttcccttcgtCCCGAAATGAGCCCCCGTTGGAaaacagagaaggagggaaaggaacgagaaagagagagagagggggggggggctcggtcCAAactcctcaccttctccttctccttctccttctccttctcctccttctcctcctccttctccttccttccttgttgtcTTCCTCGCAAAAATGGCGGCGGAAAAggagaagggggcgtggcctgtgTGTCGACGCGCCTCTATGACGCAAAGGGGCGTGGCTACGGGGCTTACAAAAAGGGGAGGGGCCTGCGCGGCCAAAGGGGGCGGGGCTAGATGGCCTTGGCGCCCCTCCCACTCtgggcttctctccttccttcctcctcgagGGCTGCCAGGCTGTCTTGGCTGCAGGGAAGGTGCTGCCATCTGCTGTCCATTGTGAGGCTCTAGctcagtaggttcttgtgggttttttcgggctatagagccatgttctagagcagtggttctcaatcttcctaaggCCGTgaccccgtaatacagttcctcatgttgtggtgacccccaatcattaAAATTATTAGTACTTCAgaactactattatgaattgtaaatatttgatatgcagggtgtattctcattcactggaccaaatttgacacaaatactcaatatgcctaaatttgaataccggtggcgttgggaagggggattgattttgataTTTGGGTGTTGATTTTGATATTTgcagttccctatgttgtggtgacccccaactataatattgttttcgttgctacttgatacctgtcagtatactactgttataaatcataatgtaaatatccgatatgcaggatggattttcattcactggactaaattgagcacaaatacccaatatgcccaaatgtaaaagctagtggggttggggggaggactgattttgtaatttgggagttgtagttgctgggatttatagttcacttataatcaaagagcattctgaacttcaccagcgctggatttaaactgaacttggcacacagaactcccatgacaacagaaaacactgaaagggtttggtgagcattgacctcgagtttgggagttgtagttcacctatatccagaggagtgctgtggattcatgcaatgatggatctagaccaaacttggcaccaatactcaatatgcccaaatgtgaacactgatggagtcttgggaaaatagatcttgacatttgggagttgtatttgttgggatttatagttcacctacaatcaaagagcattctgaactcgaccaacaatagaattgggtcaaacttctcatccagaatcccaatgaccagcacaaaaaaaaatgttttctggtggtctttggcgacccctttgacaccccctcacgaccccctcaggggtcccaacccccaggttgagaaacactgttctagaggcattctctcctgacgtttcgcctgcatctatggcaagcatcctcagaggtgtgaggtctgttggaattaggacaatgggtttatatatctgtggaatggctggggtggggcaaggggctcttccctgctggagctaggtgtgaatgtttcaactgaccaccttcattagcatttgaaggcctgcctgagcctgggaaaatctcttgctgggaggtgttaagatgtgcctggttgtttcctctctgttgttttgctgttgtaaatttagagtttttatcctggtagccagattttgttcattttcatggtctcttcctttctgttgaaattgtccacctgcttcttgtggatttcagtggcttctctgtgtagactgacatggtggttgttggtggggtccaccatttctgtgttctcaaataatatgctgtgtccaggctggttcatcaggtgctctgctatggctggctctagcacagtgtttctcatcctttctaatgccgcgacccctggaTACAGTTCCCCATGTCGTGGTGGTGGGtcaccatcaaattattttcgttgctacttcataacagtagttttgctagtgttatgaatactaatgcaaatatccaatatgcaggatgtattttcattcacatttggcacaaatacccagagagattgattttgtcatttgggagttgtagttgctgggatttatagttcacctacaatcaaagagcattctgaactccaccaacaatggaattgaaccaaccttggcacaccgaactcccatgaccaacggaaaacactagaaacgtttggtgggtattgaccttgagtttgggagttgtagttcacctacacccagagaccactatggacacaaacaataatggttctggatcaaacttggcatgaatattccatatgccgaaatgtgaacactggtggagtttggggaaatagaccttgatatttgggagttgtcgttgctgggatttacagttcacctatgattaaatatttatttatttacttacttacttcacttgtataccactcttctcagccatcaggcgactcagagcggttaacaaccagtatcaacaacacagtacaaaatcataaatcatttaaaacagtaatatcaattaattaacatcagaacatcaatacaacaatacaggaaaacaacaatccatcatgtctcatcaatagaatcagcatccgatctcgttgtccattaatccatattccaaaaatcaatcaattgcactgcttagttgaacgCCTGATCAAAGAGCCAGGTCCTCCTTCCTGAATGTCAATATGGAGGGGACTGAattaatgtctgtaggaagggcgttccacagccgggaggccactactgagaaggccctgtctctcgtccccgccaggcgtgcttgtgaagccggcgggaccgagagcagggcctccccaaacgatcttaacgtcctaactggttcataggaggagatgcgttcggacagataggtcgggccagaactgtttagtaggcttgtttgatcaagaaaaaaattggttctaaactcactttgtttccagggggcgccagcgtttcgaatttctgaggacttccgaaatttaagatttcgaaatttcgaaatttataaAATctcgttaattacgaatcgatttgttaatgtattgtcgaaggctttcatggctggaatcactaggttcttgtgggttttttcgggctatagagccatgttcaaggaacatgaaaggcactgcagactccttcaaccagagaagtcagccatagcagagcacctgatgaaccagcctggacacagcacattattggagaacacggaaatgctcgaccactctcacaaccaccatgtcagactacacagagaagccattgaaatccacaagcatgtggacaatttcaacagaaaggaagagaccatgaaaatgaacaaaatctggctaccagtattaaaaaactctaaaattacaacagtaaaacaacagagaggaaacaaccaggcacagattaacacctcccagcaagagatttccccaggctcaggcaggccttcaaatgctaataaaggtgatgttgaaacattcacacctagttccagcagagaagagctccttgccccaccccagccattccacagatatacaaacccattgtcctaattccaacagacctcactacctctgaggatgcttgccatagatgcaggcgaaacgtcaggagaaatgcctctagaacatggctctatagcccgaaaaaacccacaagaacctagcgattcgttaatggcggacgcgatttcccaatgcgctaaaaacacctccaaacaggacagggggaacttctgaaattcaggatgaaattaaaatacattaagttagtaaaaatacaaattaaaatcacttaaaattaataaaataataaaatgataaaataaaataataaaataaaataataataataataaaataataataaaataataaaataaaataataaaataagtaataagataataaaatatctccaggaggaggaggaggatggggaggaaaggcaacgctggcaccttttctctccttctttgccgtcgaaataattacgaaaatttggaaaaattgtttcgattcttaattactcttcacactattcctgcatggctcaatattggatcgtaagcttatttaaatacgaattaataacgactttagaaactaacgaacacgatcaaacaagcctactgtttagggctttaaaggctaaagccagcactttgaattgtgcccagtagcaaactggcagccagtggagctggcgcaacagaggagtggtatgctccctgagtgccgctcctgttagcatcctggctgccgatcgctggaccatttgaagcttccgagcagtcttcagaggcaaccccacgtagagagcgttgcagtagtctatacgggatgtaaccagtgtgtggactaccgtggccaagtcagacttcccaaggtacaggcgcagctggcgcacaagttttaattgtgcgaatgctcccctgatcaccgctgaaacctggggttccaggctcagcgatgagtccagggtcacacccaagctgcgaacctgcgtcttcagggggagtgtaaccccgtccagcacaggctgtaaccctatgccctgttcggccttacgactgaccaggagtacctctgtcttgcctggattcaatttcaaattcttcgccctcatccagaccgttacagcggccaagcaccggttcaggacctgaacagcctccttagaagaaggtggaaaggagtgacagagttgcacatcatccgcgtacagatatcgtaccccgaaactccggatgatctctcccagcggcttcatgtagatgttgaacaacatgggagacagtattgaaccctgaggaaccccacaagacagtgGTTGTAGggtagaacaggtgtctcccTGTTCTCCCAAATACTAAACTACAAATTATATACTATTTACAGAAGTAAAGAAAACACATCCATTCACCTAGCCGTACATCATTGGAAGCAAGAGAACATAGTTATCAGATCTTTGGGAATGTAACTACGTCACCGGAACTCTCCAAAGTTACGCTCTAGGAATCCATCATAGCTCTATGCTTTTAAATCTTACATTGTATTGCTTCATCACACAGTTTAAACTATGACAATATTTCACTGCATTTAAACCATGTTCTGACAATTActtctttcaaaataattatgaaaaaatgTGGAAGGAGATTGAAGAAAATTTGGAAAGATGGCAAAAGTATTCAATTAACTTGGGTGGGGAGAATAGCGGTGATAAACATGATGATCTTACTCAAAATGCTGTTTTATTCCAAAATCTACTAATATTTAAAGGAGACCTTTCAAACCTTGGAGGAAGGATTTGACTAAATTTATATGGAATGGGAAAAAAGCTAGCATTGCTTACAAGAACCTAAGAGATGCCCAAGAGAGAGGGGCTTAAGTATGAATACGAATTGGGGGGCTTCAGCTGGCTAAAGGAAGGGGCAAGATTAggaaacccacaacaacccagtgattccggccttgaaagccttcgacaatacattgttcaaaATCTGCTTGCCCTGGCTTtgttctgaggccgagagagcgTGACAcagccaaggtcacccagtggacttCGTGGCCAAGCGGAGATTCagcccctggtctccagagccgcAATCCAAGGCTCCCTTTCTCCACTTCCGTTAGAGTCTGGAAGCACAATGCTTTCAAAATGAGTTAGGTATTATTACAAAGCACTAGGCTTCAGCTGGCTAAAGGAAGGGGTAAGAGTAGAAAATCGAGCTTTATTCAATCTGGAGGGATATCACCTAAGGTTTGGCTGGCATGCGTATTTATGGAATAGAAAAGATAGAATTAATAAAGTTTTCCATAGACATCCCATTAGAGTCTAAGTCTATTAGTGATTTGGAAAAGATATAAGGTGGGGACAGAACAAAAAAACCCATTATGGCATGTGTAGTTATGGAATGGATCTAGAAAAGAAGATAAAAACTAGATTTCAGGGTTGTCACAAAGGGAATTTATTAATGCAGGATaagagtgggttttttttttgtaacattAGTTTCACacaacttctttccttccttccttccttccttccttccttccttccttccttccttccttccttccttccttccttccttaggtgGCACCGGAAGTTATGGGTGGGGGGTTTGGCAGTGTCatgttgtatttatttgtttactctatttctatcccgcctttctctaccctgaaggggactcaaggcggctttacaaatggcaactatttgatgtcTTTCAGAACaacaaatacatttaagttaaaatttaagaaactaaaaatttgaagaaaaatgcaccttaaaacatataaacattataatcactattaaaatcatgtcaTCCATACTTGTAATCTGGGACCGTTCCGAAAATCATTTAATCATACATCCATtgcaaaaggatgcatgtctaaaaaaagtgtcaccaacatgaaaagttggCAAAGTTCTGTTTTAGGGAGTCTCTCTGGGGTCAAATACTACTGCTCTTTCCAATTTGAATTCGATGTCTATGTAGCTTTGAACTctcagagaagctctttccacactccattcATTGTTTCTCCCTAGTGTGGGTCCTTTAATGCGAACATAGACTTGAATTACGAGTGAAGTGTCGTCCAcaatccaggcatttatagggtttctccccaatgtgagtaatttgatgtgaatgtagaagtTCACTCTCAGTAAAACTCTTTCCTCACTCCAGGCAGGTATCagctttctccccagtgtgaatcctttaaTGTGAATGCAGATTTGAACCccaagtgaagctctgtccacattccaggcacatTCGAGTGAAGCGTCGTCCAcaatccaggcatttatagggtttctacccagtgtgagtcctttgatgtctacgtagatgtCCACTGTGAATGAAGCTCttgccacactccaggcatttatagggcttctacccagtgtgagtcctttgatgtgtacgtagatttcCATTGTtattgaagctctgtccacactccaggcatttatagggtttctccccagtgtgagtccttttatGCACATGTAGATTTGAATTATTACTGaaggtctttccacactccaggcatttatagggtttctcccgagtgtgagtcctttgatgtgaacgcagACTTGAACCCTGAGTGAAGCTCTGactacactccaggcatttatagggtttctccccagtgtgagtcctttgatgtaaacgCAGTCTTGAACcctgagtgaagctctgcccacagtccaggcatgtataaggtttctccccagtgtgagttctttgatgtctatgtagacttGAAGTATcaatgaagctctgtccacacttcaggcatttaaagggtttttccccagtgtgagtcctttgatgtttacgtagatTTCCATTGTtactgaagctctgtccacactccaggcatttatagggtttctccccagtgtgagtcctttcatgcacacgtagacttccattctcagtgaagctctttccacactccaagcatgcatagggtttctccccagtatgtgttctttgatgtctatgtagatatGAATGACgactgaagctctgtccacactccagacacttagagggcttctccccagtgtgggtcctttgatgtctTTGTAGATgtgaactatgagtgaagctgtgtccacattccaggcatttatagggtttctccccagtgtgagtccttttatGCACATGTAGATTTGAATTattagtgaagctctttccacactccaggcatttatagggtttctccccagtatgtgttctttgatgtctatgtagatatGAATGAtgactgaagctctgtccacactccagacacttatagggtttctccccaatgtgggtcctttgatgtctTTGTAGATgtgaactatgagtgaagctgtgtccacattccaggcatttatagggtttctccccagtgtgagtccttttatGCACATGTAGATTTGAATTattagtgaagctctttccacactccaggcatttatagggtttctccccagtatgtgttctttgatgtctatgtagatatGAATGAtgactgaagctctgtccacactccagacacttatagggtttctccccaatgtgggtcttttgatgtctacgtagatttgaactatgagtgaagctgtttccacactccaggcatttatagggtttctccccagtatgagtccttTCATGCACACATAGACTTCTattctcagtgaagctctttccacactccaagcatgcatagggtttctccccagtatgtgttctttgatgtctatgtagatatGAACGATaactgaagctctgtccacactccagacacTTATAGGGCTTCTTCCCAGTGTGGGTCTTTTCATGTTGCTGCAGATGATCCCTCTGagtaaaactctttccacactccaggcatttaaatgctttctcctccatgtcaaCAGTGATATGTGTGTTGAATTGCAGTACAGATACTTGGCactacttttttccctttcttatcTGTAAGTGAAGTCAGGAATCGGCAAGATCATCACCTTGAGATTATTTCTTCCGTCTTCCTATATTAACCCAAGAGTTGGCTCCATAGAATCCTCATTtccctggtgaagaaagaagcaaaagatcaGTGATGAAAGACAGAAACCTTCTTTACCTGCAAgattttccccttttcccttcaTGGGTCATGTTGAAAATGGGAATACCAAGAAATGCAGACATCAGGGTCTCAAGGACATACACATATGCCAACAAAGGCAACCACTGATTCTTAAACAAGGGAAAGAatccagaaagaaaaaaggaaaggaaagaatagaGAATTAATGGTAGAAGGAAAAAAGGGTGATGCCTAATATTTATCTCCCTTTGgcaagataaagcagggtatacatataatactaattctaataatactactactaataataataattttacttatAACCCGCCCTCtccccccgaggggactcagggtggttattattatttatttatttatttattttatttgtataccgctcttctcagcccttaggcgactcagagcgggttacaacagtttagatatacagaatacaaaatcattatgcatttaaaaacaattactagtattatattgcattacattacaatattataaatattatatgtatatacaatatattatattataacatattattagaatagcacaggagacaaggtggaactgtcccctggcccctctttcttcgttcttttattattaattattaactttatttgtaccccgctagcatctcccgaaggattcgatgcggcttacataggccgaagccccaaaaacacagtacaacaatacagtacctaaagcaaattaaaaacagttaagcccccttccctctctcctgaggaatctgtacaaggaccaagtagcaacagtcagaactgaccacggaacaacagactggttcaagattgggaaaggcgtccggcaaggctgcatcctctcacccaacctttttaacgtgtatgcagaacacatcatgcgaggatgtgcggggctggatgaatgcaaagctggggtgaaaattgctggaagaaacattaacaacctcagatatgcagatgacaccactctgatggccgaaagcgaggaggagctgaggagccttctaatcaaggtgaaagaggaaagcgcaaaagccgggttgcagctaaacgtcaaaaaaaccaagattatggcaacaagaatgattgacaactggaaaatagagggagaaaccgtggaggccgtgacagactttgtatttctaggtgcaaagatgactgcagatgcaaactgtggccaggaaatcagaagacgcttacttcttgggaggagagcaatgtccaatctcaataaaatagtaaagagtagagacatcagactggcaaccaagatccattgcctagtcaaagccatggtattccctgtagtaacctacggatgtgagagctggaccttagggaaggctgagccaaggaagagagatgcttttgagctgtggtgttggaggaaagtgctgagagtgccttggactgcgagaagatccaaccagtccatcctccaggaaagaaagcccgactgctcactggagggaaagatactagagacaaagctgaagtactttggccacatcatgaggagacagcaaagcctagagaagacaatgatgctggggaaagtggaaggcaaaaggaagaggggccgaccaagggcaagatggatggatggcatccttgaagtgactggactgaccttgaaggagctgggggtggtgacggccgacagggagctctggcgtgggctggtccatgaggtcacgaagagtcggagacgactgaacgaatgaacaacaacaaagcaaaataaacaataacaataacagtacaacgagacactattaaaactgggccggccagagtagtgggtacaggattaaaagtgctgatgtggcgggaggaatcaatgtaggattataaaataagtgcagtgtgcggtgtgcagtgttcttggttctactaaagtgcttctactAAAGTGGTTTCCaggaaataacaaaaatggcaaacattcaatgccaagaagaGCTGCGTAGCAATAAAGACGTAAACAAGGAATAAATGGTctcaatataacttataaaaCCAACCAAAAATTAGCTGAGAATTAAATTAAGTAAACATAATGTAACACAAGGAGTCATACaaattaaacacagtacattGAAATAAAATAGCATGCCATGTCCAGCGGGCTGAGGTAGACCAACCTGAGGATATATGCAAAAGGATATTACTCCTCTGCCTCTCCATAAGCTAGATTGCATAGATAGgtttttaaaagcctttaaaaggaggaaagaggggggcatttagatatttttaaagattttatcagACAATGTAAATTATTTACtgatatataatatctatatacaaAGACAACCCACCACCCACAGTACCGCAACCCCACAACCTACCCGCTAcatcggtgtttctcaacctgggggtcgggacccctgagggggtcgcgagggggtgtcagaggggtcgccaaagatcataagaaaacacagtattttctgatggtcatggggattccatatgggaagtttgagccaattctattgttggtggagttcagaatgttctttgattgtaatgaactataaatcccagcaactacaactcccaaatgtcaagatctattttccccggactccaccagtgttcacatttgggcatattgagtattcatgccaagtttggtccagatccaccatggcatgagtccacagtgctctctggatatgggtgaactacaactcccaaactcaaggtcaatgcccatcaaacccttccaatgctttccattggtcatgggagccaagtttggttcaaatccatcgctggtggagttcggaatgc is a window encoding:
- the LOC132761667 gene encoding zinc finger protein 420-like; translated protein: MEEKAFKCLECGKSFTQRDHLQQHEKTHTGKKPYKCLECGQSFSYRSYLHRHQRTHTGEKPYACLECGKSFTENRSLCVHERTHTGEKPYKCLECGNSFTHSSNLRRHQKTHIGEKPYKCLECGQSFSHHSYLHRHQRTHTGEKPYKCLECGKSFTNNSNLHVHKRTHTGEKPYKCLECGHSFTHSSHLQRHQRTHIGEKPYKCLECGQSFSHHSYLHRHQRTHTGEKPYKCLECGKSFTNNSNLHVHKRTHTGEKPYKCLECGHSFTHSSHLQRHQRTHTGEKPSKCLECGQSFSRHSYLHRHQRTHTGEKPYACLECGKSFTENGSLRVHERTHTGEKPYKCLECGQSFSNNGNLRKHQRTHTGEKPFKCLKCGQSFIDTSSLHRHQRTHTGEKPYTCLDCGQSFTQGSRLRLHQRTHTGEKPYKCLECSQSFTQGSSLRSHQRTHTREKPYKCLECGKTFSNNSNLHVHKRTHTGEKPYKCLECGQSFNNNGNLRTHQRTHTG